The Oncorhynchus keta strain PuntledgeMale-10-30-2019 unplaced genomic scaffold, Oket_V2 Un_scaffold_17573_pilon_pilon, whole genome shotgun sequence genome includes a window with the following:
- the vhll gene encoding von Hippel-Lindau-like protein, whose protein sequence is MEEQEVVRGENKALRSLNADVKTHVNFINQSKQSARAWWVDFSGHPVSYGDIRTNGSLRMNTFLTHPWVFRASRNGAKLLANQQDVYMPTAATEYEEDGDPRFLNVVIATPVYSLQDCCLMLIRNLVEEEDYGRLDIPESLKTDLRQQPDLLKELGLINRLRMLT, encoded by the exons ATGGAGGAGCAGGAAGTAGTGAGAGGGGAAAATAAAGCTCTCCGGTCTCTAAATGCTGATGTCAAAACCCACGTTAATTTTATTAATCAGTCGAAACAAAGCGCCCGGGCATGGTGGGTGGATTTTTCCGGACATCCAGTTTCTTATGGCGATATACGAACGAACGGGTCATTACGTATGAATACTTTTCTGA CGCATCCATGGGTTTTCAGAGCCTCTCGAAATGGGGCGAAACTTTTAGCTAATCAGCAAGATGTTTATATGCCAACAGCTGCCACCGAATATGAAGAGGACGGTGACCCCAGGTTTCTGAATGTTGTCAtagctaccccag TGTACTCTCTACAGGACTGTTGTCTGATGCTAATCCGTAATCTGGTAGAAGAGGAGGACTACGGCAGACTGGACATCCCCGAGTCACTGAAGACAGACCTCAGACAACAGCCTGACTTACTGAAGGAGCTGGGACTCATCAACCGTCTCAGAATGTTGACCTAG